The Flammeovirga pectinis genomic interval GCAGTTTCCTTGTAACGGTCTTCCATACTTTGTCCTACTTCTCCCATTGCATCTACACATTCATCAACAGGAATTACTCCACTAACATTTGCTAAGGCAATTTGCGAAGAAGAATTTGCAATTGCAGCAGCACTAGCATTTCTTACAACGCATGGAACTTCAACTAAACCTGCAACCGGATCGCAAACTAATCCAAGCATACATTGCGTAGTAATAGCAACGGCATTAAAAATAATATCAATAGAACCTCCAAGACAAAATGTAATAGCACCGGCAGCCATTGCAGCAGCGGTACCTGTTTCAGCTTGGCATCCACCTACTGCACCTGCAATCCCAGATTTTTTTTCCATAATTAATGCGATGCCTGCAGAAATTAATAAGGCTTCATGAATTTTTTTATCAGGAATATTATGAATTTCTTGTAAAGTGACGAGAACACCAGGTAAAATACCAGAAGCTCCAGCAGTAGGTGCAGCAACAACTCTACCCATACAAGAATTAACTTCTTTTGCTGCTAATGCACGAGCAATAAGTAGCTTAAATTCTTCAGAAAGGACATTAATAGGTGATTTTTTTACTTTTTTACCACCATTCTCAATCATACCTGATCGGGAAGTCATGTCTTCATTAAGTCCTGTTTTTACGGCATCTCGCATAACGAAATATGCTTTTTCTAGTGCATCTTCAATTTCTTCTTGAGTACGCTCTTTTTCTCGTATTTCATAATCTAAAACAGGTTGAAATAGAGGGACTTTTTTCTTGTCACAATACTCTTTCCACTCTAAAAATGTTTCAAAAAGTACGGCCATGTTATGATAGTGTTTATATGGTTAGTATTTTTATCGAAATTATTCACAAAAGAACTACATAAGTTTCTATTTTTCTATAAATATGAGTAATCAATTACTAACAGACTTCGGGAATATCTTTTTATTTATACTTGTTGGCTTAATCTTCGCTCTTGGAGGGTTGTTTACAGCTATGATACTGAGACCCAGACGTCCTAGCGAAGAGAAGTTAACTACTTACGAAAGTGGTGAGGATCCTATTGGCTCTGCATGGGGGAGTTTTAATATTAGGTTTTATATTGTTGCATTAATATTTTTATTATTCGAAGTAGAGATATTATTCTTATTTCCTTGGGCAACTGTTTTTGGGGATCCTGATAAAATTGAAAGTACAAATGGTATCTGGGGCTGGTTTGCATTAGTGGAGATATTTTTATTTGTAGGAATACTTATTTTAGGCTTAGCCTATGTATGGCGAAAAGGATTTTTAGATTGGGTAAAACCATCAAATGTTCACCAAGCAGTAGAAAAACAAGATTTTGATAAAGCTCCTTACGAGCAATTCAATAAAAAATTCATAAACAAATAAACTATTGGAGCTTAAGCATCTTTTTATAACGACACTTTTGGGGTTACTATTTACATTACCTTCATGTGAACCAACAGATGAGGTTTTATCAACAGACCCTAGCATCTCTTTGATTTTTTCACAGGATACTGTTTTTTTTGATACGCTTTATACATCTAAAGAAGATGAAAATATAGATATGAGCAGTATTGCGAAAAGGTTTACAGTTTATAATCCAAGTGGAAATGCTATAAATATATCTGAGATATCACTAAACGATCCCAATGATGTATATTCATTATTAATAAATGGAGATGCATCTAGTTCTGTAGAGAATACTTTTTTGAGGGGAGGAGATAGTATGATTATAGTGGCTGAAGCTAATATTCCATATGAAGATGAGAGCACTATACGTGAGTTTAGTGCGGATGTTAATCTTTTTACTAATGGTAATAAGCAAAATGTTGTTTTAAATGCATTCGGAGAAGATCCTTACTACATAGCTGGAGGTAATGTAGTAATAGGCGATTTAATTTGGGATCCTGGTAGAACTTACTTATTGATAGATTCTTTATATATAACAGAAGGTTCTTCATTAACTATTAATGCTGGAGCAAGGTTAGTTTTTGATAATAATGCAAAAATTCAAGTCAGTGGATCTCTTCAATTATTGGGAACCCCTCAAGATACTATTTGCTTAGAAAGTAAGAGGTTAGATGGAAAGTATGAAAATTCACCGGGACAATGGGGAGGTGTGATATTTGATTCATTAAGTCATGATAATAAGATATATGGTTCTCATATAAAAAACTCTACTTATGGCCTTTATATATATCATCCAGATAATGATGATGTTATTGATTTAGATATCCAAAATTCAACAATTCATAATGTATCATTAGTTGGAGTATCCTCTATAAAAGCAGATGTTAGAATAGTAAATACAATTATTAGTCACACGGTTAGTTATGCATTTGCTCAAGCATCAGGAGGAGTTTGTGAGTTTCTTTATAATACTATTGTAAACGAAAATACAGGTTATTATAGAGATGTTCCGTCAGTTGCTTTTGAATCTATATTGGATAACACCCAAGACAATGAAGAAATTAAACTTACACTTACTAATAATATTATTTGGGGTAGTTTATCAAATGAATTTAATGTTTCAGACGGGGTGTCATTAGTTTCACTAACGAATAATATAATTAAAACAACCTCTGATGAGTATTCTGATAATAACATCTTAAATCAAGATCCATATTTTAGATATCCATATTCTTATAATTTTTCTTTGGCAGACGATAGTCCAGCAAGAGGAAAAGCACTTAGTATACCTAATATAACAATTGATCAAATTGGAAACCCACGTACTACTACTCCCGATATTGGGGCGTTACAATGGGTAGAAGAATTGAAAGAATAAACTGAACAATCAAACTCGTGAAAAACTTCATTACTTTAACACTTTTAGTTTTTGGGTGCGTATCATCTTATGCCCAAAAAAAGACTGAATTAGAACTAATTACATTAAAACAATTATTTGAATATACTTACCGATATGATCTTAGTGGTATATCTCATTATAAAGATTCAATTTTTGTAGTAGCAGATAAAAAGGATAATCCATTTATTTATCAAGTGAATTGGGATATTGAAAACTTTACTGTTTCTCCTATTGCTGATATACCAATAAAAGGAAAAATTGATCTTGAAGGAATTGCTATTGGAGGGGATATAGCTTATTTGATAAATGAATCTAATAATGAAGTCTATACCTTAAACTTACAATCAAGAGTTTTAAATAAACTGTTGATAAATTGGCAGACTTTAGAATCACCTAAAAAAGAATGGTTACATAATGCTGGTTTTGAAGGTGTAGCAATTGATGTCGATAAGAATGTATTGTATTTAGCTAAAGAAAGACAGCCAAAACTAATAATTAAGATTGACCTAAAATCATTAGAAATAATTGAAGTTTTTAAGACATCCAATAAGTGTAGTAATGATTATGCAGATCTATGCTTCTATGAAGGCTATTTATACGCATTAGAAAGGAATGGAATGTGTATAGTTAAAATAGATCCCAAAAATAATAAAGAAATAGCACATTACAGTTTTAGAAAATCAGTTAGTAATAAAGGAGAGCGTTTGTATGAACCAGTTAAATATGGAATGGCTGAAGCTCTAATGGTAAAAAATAATGAAATATGGGTAGGTTTTGATAATAACGGAGTATCCGTTTCAGAATTTGGAAAAAGTAAATATGGCCTAACGGGTTCTGCACCTATTTTATTAAAATTTAAACTACCCAGTAAGTAGAGTAAATTCAAATGTTTGTCAACAAAACTAACTATTAGTGCTAGAATTCAGTTGATTAATATGAAAGCGTATATAAATAAGTAAGGAATTGTAAAAGATATTTAATTAGGTGCTTTTTTTTGCTAACTACTTGTTTTACAAAAAAAAGTGTTATACTTTTGCAGTCCAAACCTCGGGAAACTACGTTTATTTATAGACATAAGCGAAAGTCCTAAACTACTTTGTAATAAGAAATATTAATTCTGTTATATTGGAATTTAGCCATTCGAGCTTAAGTATTCCGAGACGTTTGTGCACTTAGACATCGCAGGAAGTTCCTGTGTGTGGGTAAATAACAGAATCGACAATGTTACAGCCAAAAAGAGTCAAGTTCAGAAAGAGACAGAAAGAAAGAAGTAGAAGCCATGGTGTTGCTCAACGCGGCCATAGCATCTCTTTTGGTAGCTTCGGTCTAAAGGCACTTGAAGGTAGCTGGATTACTGCTCGTCAAATTGAGGCATCTCGTATTGCGATGACTCGTGCGATGAAACGTGAAGGTCAGGTATGGATTAGAATCTTCCCTGATAAACCAGTTACAGCAAAGCCAGCCGAAGTACGTATGGGTAAGGGTAAAGGTGCCCCTGCTTATTGGGTTGCTCCAGTGAAAGCCGGAACAATCTTGTTCGAATCTGATGGAGTATCAATTGAAAGAGCACAGGAGTCAATGAGATTGGCTGCCCAAAAGCTCCCAATCAAAGTGAAGTTTGTGGTCAGACCAGACTACGTTGGATAAGCTGAGAGATGAAAACAAAAGATCTAAAGGAACAGGTGAAAGGCATGTCTTCAGAAGAGCTTGCAGAGAATGTTAAAACTTCTCAAAAGCAATTAGAAGATCTTGCTTATGCTCATGCAGTTTCACCATTGGAGAACCCAATGCAATTAGGAATACTTAGAAAGCAAGTAGCACGTCTTAAGACTGAGTTACATGTTAGAGTAACTATTGAATTGGAGGAAAAGGTTAAAGCGGAAAACGTTACTCGTGAAACATCGGTAGAGTTCTTGCAAAAGAATACGTTTTTAGCACCTGTAAACAAGAAGATGGTTTTAAGAGCTATCGAGAAAGTTAACAACTAAGATACCTGACAATGGAAAGAAATTTCAGAAAGCAACGTACCGGAGTAGTTGTAAGTGACAAAATGGACAAGTCAATCACGGTGGTAGTGGAAACACGTCAAAAACACCCGATGTACGGTAAGTATATCAAGAAGACGAAGAAATTTATGGCACACGACGAAGGTAACACTGCCGGTATCGGAGATACCGTAAGAATCATGGAGACGCGCCCATTGAGCGCGCGTAAACGTTGGAGATTGGTGGAGGTAGTAGAGAAAGCGAAGTAATTCAATTTTTCTAACCATCAAAAAAATTAAAATTTTACAATCACCAAGTAAAGAATCCTTAATAGGATAGGACAATGATACAACAGGAATCAAGACTGTCAGTAGCAGATAACTCAGGCGCAAAAGAGGTACTTTGTATCCGCGTATTGGGTGGTACACGTAAGCGTTATGCTAGCGTGGGCGACAAAATTGTCGTTTCTGTGAAATCAGCTATCCCTTCTTCAAATGTAAAGAAAGGGACTGTATCTAAAGCGGTTGTTGTAAGAACAAAAAAAGAAGTTCGTAGAAAGGACGGTTCTTACATTCGTTTCGAAGACAATGCAGCAGTTTTATTAACTGCTACAGATGAGCCGAGAGGCACTCGTATCTTCGGACCAGTCGCAAGAGAGCTTCGTGAGAAGCAATTTATGAAAATCGTTTCGTTAGCACCTGAGGTACTCTAAGAGTTATGAATAGAAAATTCCATATCAAACAAGGCGACAAAGTAGCGATCATCTCTGGTAACCATAAAGGTACAGAAGGTGTAGTACTTACTGTCGATCGTGAGAAGGAGCGTGCCACTGTTGAAGGAGTGAATATGGTAACCAAACACATTAAACCAACTGCTGAAAAGCCAGAAGGTGGAGTGAAAAAAATGGAAGCGCCAATTCACGTCTCTAACATCATGTTAATCGATCCTGAAACGGGTAAATCAACTCGCGTAGGTCGTAAGCTAGACGAAAACGGTAAGTTGAAAAGATATTCTAAGAACACTGGAAAATTTATCGACTAATGGCTACAGCGACAAGATTAAAGGACAAATACCAGGCAGAAATCGTTCCTACATTAAAAGAACGTTTCAATTACAAGTCTGTAATGCAAGTTCCAAAATTGGAAAAGATTATCATCAACCGTGGTGTTGGTGAGGCAGTTGCAGATAAAAAGCTCGTAGATGTTGCAATAGAAGAAATAACTACTATTGCAGGTCAAAAAGCAGTTCCAACGATGTCAAAGAAATCAATCTCGAACTTCAAATTACGTGAGGATATGCCAATTGGCGCTCGTGTAACTTTAAGAGGTGACAGAATGTATCAATTCTTAGATCGTTTGATCACAATTGCTATTCCTCGTGAACGTGACTTCCAAGGTATCAAAGATAAATTGGATGGTCGTGGTAACTACACTTTAGGTGTTAAGGAGCAGATCATTTTCCCTGAGATCAAACTTGATCAAGTGAAAAAAGTAACAGGTATGGACATTACGTTCACTACTTCTGCTAAATCTGATGAGGAAGCTTACGAGTTACTCAAGTTATTTGGAATGCCTTTTAAGAAAAAGCAGTAAACACGAGAAACTATGGCAAGAGAAGCGATAAAAGCGAGAGAGCGTAAGCGTGAAAGACTTGTGGCAAAGTTCGCAGACAAGCGCAAAGCTCTAAAAGAAGCAGGTGATTGGGAAGGTTTAGATAAACTTCCTAAAAACTCTTCACCAGTACGTTTACACAATCGTTGTAAACTAACTGGACGTCCAAAAGGTTACATGCGTAAATTTGGTATCTCACGTGTTACTTTCCGTGAGATGGCATCAGCAGGTAAAATCCCAGGCGTTACAAAATCGAGCTGGTAATTAAAATTTAGGAACCTACGGCACTATATGTGCTGTAAAAATATTTGCAAGCAATGGCAATGACAGATCCTATAGCAGACTACCTTACGAGGCTTAGAAACGCGATTAGCGCGAATAAGCGAATCGTAGAAGTTCCTGCTTCTAAAATTAAGAAGCAAATGACTAAGGTACTGCATGAGAAAGGCTTCGTTCAAGGCTACAAGTTCGAGGATGGTGTAAATACTCAAGGTGTGATCAAAATCGCATTAAAGTATCATCCCGTAACTAAGCAACCTGCGGTAGTTGATTTGGAACGTATTTCACGTCCAGGTCTCCGTAAGTATGCTAACGCTAAGAGCATGCCGCGTGTACTTAATGGTTTAGGTATCGCAATCCTTTCAACTTCGAAAGGTGTGATGACTGACAAAGAAGCACGTGAATTGAATGTTGGTGGCGAAGTACTTTGCTACGTTTACTAAGAGTAAAAGAATACTTTTAACAAAATGGCTGACCGCTCTTCAATACATAGTATTTAGAAGACTTAAGCCTTAATTAGAAAACCATGTCAAGAATTGGTAAAAAACCTGTAACTATTCCTTCAGGTGTCGAAATTTCAGTAACTGATGCTAACGTATTAGTAGTGAAAGGACAGAAAGGAGAGTTAACACAGGAAATCAAGAAAGACATCAACGTTGAGATTGAAGGTTCTGAAGTGCGTTTTGGACGTTCTTCAGACCATAAAGACCACCGCTCTTTGCACGGTCTTTATAGAGCTTTAACTCAAAACATGGTGATTGGTGTATCTGAAGGATACAAAAAATCATTAGAGTTAGTTGGTGTTGGTTTTAAAGCATCGGTACAAGGTCAATTATTAGACCTTGATCTTGGTTATTCACACCGAATCCTTTTCCAAGTTCCAGCGGAAATTAAGGTGAGTGCTGAAACAGCAAAAGGTCAACCGCCTGTAGTTCACATCGAAGGTGTGGACAAGCAATTGGTAGGACAAGTAGCTGCTAAAGTTCGCTCATTCAGAGAGCCAGAACCATATAAAGGTAAAGGCGTGAAGTATGTTGGTGAAGAGATTAGAAGAAAAGCAGGTAAAGCTGCTGGTAAAAAATAACAAGTATGGCCACTAAGAAAGATCTGAGAAGACTGAGAATCAAAAGGGGCATTCGTAAGAAGGTTTCTGGTACGCCAGAACGTCCTAGACTCTCTGTATATAAGAGTAATACTGCAATTTATGTGCAGTTGATCGACGACCTAAACGGCCGTACTGTTGCTGCTATAAGCTCTCGTGAGATTAATGCTGAAAGCAAATCTACGAACATAGCTTTAGCTTCAGAAGTAGGCAAAAAGGTTGCTGAAAAAGCTACTGCTGCTGGTATTTCTACGGTTGTTTTTGACCGTAACGGTTACCTTTACCATGGTAAAGTGAAAGCGTTAGCAGAAGGTGCTAGAGAAGGTGGTTTGAAATTCTAAAGAGTTGTCAGAAATGAAACAGAACGTAACAAAAGTAAAATCAGCCGATCTAGAGCTTACAGAAAAAGTTGTTGCTATCAAGCGTGTAGCTAAGGTAGTTAAAGGCGGTAGACGCTTCAGCTTTTCTGCAATCGTAGTTGTAGGTAACGGTGATGGTGTTGCAGGTTATGGTTTGGGTAAAGCCAACGAGGTAACTGACGCAATTACTAAAGGCATCGACGACGCTAAAAAGAACTTAATGAAGGTTCCAGTATTGAAAGGTACTGTTCCACATCTTCAAAAAGGTAAATTTGGTGGAGGACGTGTTCTTATCAAACCTGCTTCTGCAGGTACTGGTGTTATCGCAGGTGGTGCGATGCGTGCAGTACTAGAATCAGCAGGTGTTCACGACGTATTGGCAAAGTCACAAGGTTCTTCTAACCCACATAACGTGGTTAAAGCAACTTTTGATGCACTACTTAAATTGCGTGATCCACGCATGGTAGCTGACCAACGCGGAGTGAAATTGAGCAAAGTTTTTAACGGCTAATCAATAAATTTAATCTGTTATGGCAAAGATCCGTATTACTCAGGTTAGATCGTTGATCGGTCGTCCTGAAAGACAAAAACGCACAATTAAAGCGCTTGGTCTAGGAAAAATCAACAAATCTGTGGAGAAGGAAGCTAATCCTCAGATCCTTGGCATGGTTAAGGCTGTTGATCACCTAATCAGCGTGGAAGAGTTGTAAATTCTTTGTACTTTTGCACAAGGCATTAGTACTTTAAAGGTATTAATTGGGAAACAGTCATGAAACTGCATACACTAAGTCCTGCGAAAGGTGGAAAAGTTCGCCAAAATAAGCGCATAGGTCGTGGACAAGGTTCTGGTCGTGGAGGCACGTCTACACGTGGCCACAATGGAGCTAAGTCTCGTTCTGGTTACAGTCAGAAATTTGGCTTCGAAGGAGGTCAAATGCCATTACAACGTCGCGTACCTAAGTTCGGATTCACCTCTCCTTTTAGAGTTGAATACAACGCAATCAATTTGGATCGTATCCAAAAGCTTGTTGAGGAAAAAGGCGTAACAACTTTCGCATTTGAGACATTCGTGGAGTTGGGTATTATTTCAAAGAACGATAAAATTAAAGTTCTTGGGAATGGTGCTTTAACTGCAACAGTAGAGATTTCGGCGAACGCTTTCTCTGCATCTGCTAAAGAGGCAATCGAAAAAGCAGGCGGAAAAGCGATTACATTGTAAGAAGCTATGAATAAGTTTGTCAAGACACTGAAGAACATTTTTTCAATCGAGGAGCTCAGAGGTAGAATTTTCTACACTCTGTGTTTCCTAGCGATTTTTAGATTGGGGTCGTATATCGTCCTTCCAGGAGTAGATCCTAGTGCACTTACTGAATCTTCAGGAGGTATGCTAGGGATGTTAAACCTATTTTTAGGTGGTGCGTTTACGCGTGCATCAATTTTTGCTCTTGGTATTATGCCTTATATTTCTGCATCCATCGTGATTCAGTTATTAGGGATGGCTGTACCTTACTTTCAGCGTATGCAGAAAGAAGGAGAGTCAGGACGTAAACGCATTAACCAAATTACGCGTGTTTTGACGATCGTGATTACACTCGCACAAGGATCTGGATATTTATATTCAACTATTCCTAACGAGGCAATCGTAATCAACCAGTCACTATTCTACCCAGCAGCCATGATTATCTTGACTGCAGGTACAGTATTCTGTATGTGGCTTGGTGAAAAAATCACGGAGAAAGGAATTGGAAACGGTATATCAATGCTGATCATGATTGGTATTATATCAAGTTTTCCTACTGCTATTATTCAAGAATTCCAAACACAAGGTTTTAGTATCTTATTGGTTGTTGAATTAGTAGCTTTATTCTTTATCGTAATGGGAGTTGTTCTATTGAACGCTGCTGTTCGTAAAGTACCAGTGCAATACGCACGTCAGGTTGTTGGAGCTGGAGGTAAAAAGCGTACGCTTGCTACAGGCCAACGTTCATACATTCCCTTAAAGGTGAATGCTGCGAACGTTATGCCTATTATCTTTGCTCAATCACTGATGTTCCTTCCTTCATTGATCGCAGGCGTTTGGGCCGATGAAAGCGATACAGCAAGATGGGTAATGCAGAATTTTTCTGATTACACATCTTTTGCATATAACGCTACATTTGCAACAATGATTTTACTTTTCACCTACTTCTACACTGCGATCACGATAAATCCTGATCAGATGGCAGAAGATTTGAAAAGAAATAATGCATTTGTACCAAATGTCAAACCAGGTGAAGAAACTTCAGGTTTTATTAGCTGGATTCTAGACCGTATTACTTTACCTTCTGCAATCTACTTAGCTGTAGTTGCTATATTACCTGCTTTTGCAAGTATGTTAGGTGTAAGTTCTGCATTCTCTAGGTTCTATGGTGGTACTTCACTAATTATTATGGTGGGTGTTATCTTAGATACATTACAGCAAATTGAGTCATATTTGCTTATGCAAAATTATGATTCAATGATGAAGTCTGGGAATATCAAAGGGCGCCAAAATGTGGCAACAGTCTAATGGTATACTACAAGACAGAAGAAGAGATCGAATTAATGCGTATTAGTGCCGATTTACTCGGCCGTGCGCATGGTGAGGTCGCAAAGAATATTAAAGAAGGGGTTAGCCTTAATACTCTTGATAAAATCGCTCATGATTTTATTAAGGATAATGGGGCTCACCCCTCATTCTTGAATTATAATGGATTTCCTGCAACATTATGCATGTCGCTTAACGATGTTATTGTTCATGGTATTCCATCTGATTATGAATTGAAAAGTGGTGATGTTATATCACTAGATTGTGGTGTGTTTTTAAATGGATTTCATTCCGATAGTGCTTATACTTATCCAGTAGGAGAAGTTGAAGCAAGTACGATGAAACTTTTAAAGGTAACGCAAGAATCTCTTCAGAAAGGTGTGGAAGCATGCAAAGTCAATAATAGAATTGGTGATGTAAGTTTTGCTGTTCAGCAACATGCAGAAATGCATGGTTATGGAGTAGTTAGAGAATTGGTAGGACATGGATTAGGTAAAAACCTTCATGAAAAACCAGAAGTACCTAATTATGGGAAAAGGGGCCGAGGATTGAAAATCAAAGACGGTTTAGTGATTGCAATAGAGCCTATGATTAATCTAGGAACTAGAGCAATAACACAAGATGCGGATGGATGGACAATACGCACGAGAGATCGTAAGCCTTCAGCCCATTATGAGCACACAGTAGCTATCGTAGATGGTAAAACTGAAGTGTTGACAACGTTCAAGTACATTGAGGAAGTATATCCATTTTAAAGTTAATATCAAATGCCAAAACAATCAAACATTACCCAAGACGGTACGATCGTAGAGGCACTTTCTAACGCGATGTTTCGTGTGGAGTTAAAGAATGGTCA includes:
- the sdaAA gene encoding L-serine ammonia-lyase, iron-sulfur-dependent, subunit alpha, yielding MAVLFETFLEWKEYCDKKKVPLFQPVLDYEIREKERTQEEIEDALEKAYFVMRDAVKTGLNEDMTSRSGMIENGGKKVKKSPINVLSEEFKLLIARALAAKEVNSCMGRVVAAPTAGASGILPGVLVTLQEIHNIPDKKIHEALLISAGIALIMEKKSGIAGAVGGCQAETGTAAAMAAGAITFCLGGSIDIIFNAVAITTQCMLGLVCDPVAGLVEVPCVVRNASAAAIANSSSQIALANVSGVIPVDECVDAMGEVGQSMEDRYKETAMGGLAATPTGKAISKRVLISDIDIIDSSDE
- a CDS encoding NADH-quinone oxidoreductase subunit A, with product MSNQLLTDFGNIFLFILVGLIFALGGLFTAMILRPRRPSEEKLTTYESGEDPIGSAWGSFNIRFYIVALIFLLFEVEILFLFPWATVFGDPDKIESTNGIWGWFALVEIFLFVGILILGLAYVWRKGFLDWVKPSNVHQAVEKQDFDKAPYEQFNKKFINK
- a CDS encoding SdiA-regulated domain-containing protein — its product is MKNFITLTLLVFGCVSSYAQKKTELELITLKQLFEYTYRYDLSGISHYKDSIFVVADKKDNPFIYQVNWDIENFTVSPIADIPIKGKIDLEGIAIGGDIAYLINESNNEVYTLNLQSRVLNKLLINWQTLESPKKEWLHNAGFEGVAIDVDKNVLYLAKERQPKLIIKIDLKSLEIIEVFKTSNKCSNDYADLCFYEGYLYALERNGMCIVKIDPKNNKEIAHYSFRKSVSNKGERLYEPVKYGMAEALMVKNNEIWVGFDNNGVSVSEFGKSKYGLTGSAPILLKFKLPSK
- the rplP gene encoding 50S ribosomal protein L16; translation: MLQPKRVKFRKRQKERSRSHGVAQRGHSISFGSFGLKALEGSWITARQIEASRIAMTRAMKREGQVWIRIFPDKPVTAKPAEVRMGKGKGAPAYWVAPVKAGTILFESDGVSIERAQESMRLAAQKLPIKVKFVVRPDYVG
- the rpmC gene encoding 50S ribosomal protein L29, translated to MKTKDLKEQVKGMSSEELAENVKTSQKQLEDLAYAHAVSPLENPMQLGILRKQVARLKTELHVRVTIELEEKVKAENVTRETSVEFLQKNTFLAPVNKKMVLRAIEKVNN
- the rpsQ gene encoding 30S ribosomal protein S17, with amino-acid sequence MERNFRKQRTGVVVSDKMDKSITVVVETRQKHPMYGKYIKKTKKFMAHDEGNTAGIGDTVRIMETRPLSARKRWRLVEVVEKAK
- the rplN gene encoding 50S ribosomal protein L14, with product MIQQESRLSVADNSGAKEVLCIRVLGGTRKRYASVGDKIVVSVKSAIPSSNVKKGTVSKAVVVRTKKEVRRKDGSYIRFEDNAAVLLTATDEPRGTRIFGPVARELREKQFMKIVSLAPEVL
- the rplX gene encoding 50S ribosomal protein L24 gives rise to the protein MNRKFHIKQGDKVAIISGNHKGTEGVVLTVDREKERATVEGVNMVTKHIKPTAEKPEGGVKKMEAPIHVSNIMLIDPETGKSTRVGRKLDENGKLKRYSKNTGKFID
- the rplE gene encoding 50S ribosomal protein L5 yields the protein MATATRLKDKYQAEIVPTLKERFNYKSVMQVPKLEKIIINRGVGEAVADKKLVDVAIEEITTIAGQKAVPTMSKKSISNFKLREDMPIGARVTLRGDRMYQFLDRLITIAIPRERDFQGIKDKLDGRGNYTLGVKEQIIFPEIKLDQVKKVTGMDITFTTSAKSDEEAYELLKLFGMPFKKKQ
- the rpsN gene encoding 30S ribosomal protein S14; the encoded protein is MAREAIKARERKRERLVAKFADKRKALKEAGDWEGLDKLPKNSSPVRLHNRCKLTGRPKGYMRKFGISRVTFREMASAGKIPGVTKSSW
- the rpsH gene encoding 30S ribosomal protein S8, whose protein sequence is MTDPIADYLTRLRNAISANKRIVEVPASKIKKQMTKVLHEKGFVQGYKFEDGVNTQGVIKIALKYHPVTKQPAVVDLERISRPGLRKYANAKSMPRVLNGLGIAILSTSKGVMTDKEARELNVGGEVLCYVY
- the rplF gene encoding 50S ribosomal protein L6, giving the protein MSRIGKKPVTIPSGVEISVTDANVLVVKGQKGELTQEIKKDINVEIEGSEVRFGRSSDHKDHRSLHGLYRALTQNMVIGVSEGYKKSLELVGVGFKASVQGQLLDLDLGYSHRILFQVPAEIKVSAETAKGQPPVVHIEGVDKQLVGQVAAKVRSFREPEPYKGKGVKYVGEEIRRKAGKAAGKK
- the rplR gene encoding 50S ribosomal protein L18, yielding MATKKDLRRLRIKRGIRKKVSGTPERPRLSVYKSNTAIYVQLIDDLNGRTVAAISSREINAESKSTNIALASEVGKKVAEKATAAGISTVVFDRNGYLYHGKVKALAEGAREGGLKF
- the rpsE gene encoding 30S ribosomal protein S5, whose product is MKQNVTKVKSADLELTEKVVAIKRVAKVVKGGRRFSFSAIVVVGNGDGVAGYGLGKANEVTDAITKGIDDAKKNLMKVPVLKGTVPHLQKGKFGGGRVLIKPASAGTGVIAGGAMRAVLESAGVHDVLAKSQGSSNPHNVVKATFDALLKLRDPRMVADQRGVKLSKVFNG
- the rpmD gene encoding 50S ribosomal protein L30; translation: MAKIRITQVRSLIGRPERQKRTIKALGLGKINKSVEKEANPQILGMVKAVDHLISVEEL
- the rplO gene encoding 50S ribosomal protein L15 gives rise to the protein MKLHTLSPAKGGKVRQNKRIGRGQGSGRGGTSTRGHNGAKSRSGYSQKFGFEGGQMPLQRRVPKFGFTSPFRVEYNAINLDRIQKLVEEKGVTTFAFETFVELGIISKNDKIKVLGNGALTATVEISANAFSASAKEAIEKAGGKAITL
- the secY gene encoding preprotein translocase subunit SecY — protein: MNKFVKTLKNIFSIEELRGRIFYTLCFLAIFRLGSYIVLPGVDPSALTESSGGMLGMLNLFLGGAFTRASIFALGIMPYISASIVIQLLGMAVPYFQRMQKEGESGRKRINQITRVLTIVITLAQGSGYLYSTIPNEAIVINQSLFYPAAMIILTAGTVFCMWLGEKITEKGIGNGISMLIMIGIISSFPTAIIQEFQTQGFSILLVVELVALFFIVMGVVLLNAAVRKVPVQYARQVVGAGGKKRTLATGQRSYIPLKVNAANVMPIIFAQSLMFLPSLIAGVWADESDTARWVMQNFSDYTSFAYNATFATMILLFTYFYTAITINPDQMAEDLKRNNAFVPNVKPGEETSGFISWILDRITLPSAIYLAVVAILPAFASMLGVSSAFSRFYGGTSLIIMVGVILDTLQQIESYLLMQNYDSMMKSGNIKGRQNVATV
- the map gene encoding type I methionyl aminopeptidase; amino-acid sequence: MVYYKTEEEIELMRISADLLGRAHGEVAKNIKEGVSLNTLDKIAHDFIKDNGAHPSFLNYNGFPATLCMSLNDVIVHGIPSDYELKSGDVISLDCGVFLNGFHSDSAYTYPVGEVEASTMKLLKVTQESLQKGVEACKVNNRIGDVSFAVQQHAEMHGYGVVRELVGHGLGKNLHEKPEVPNYGKRGRGLKIKDGLVIAIEPMINLGTRAITQDADGWTIRTRDRKPSAHYEHTVAIVDGKTEVLTTFKYIEEVYPF